One window of Methanogenium organophilum genomic DNA carries:
- a CDS encoding GNAT family N-acetyltransferase — protein MMAEERGFSIRQYTDDDFGAVRTLNGDEQHESYEGAVFVRQAGVLYGGTFLCAVCDDVICGYAIGAPVTGGNVAWVIRLGVLPSHRGRGIGRALMQALEERFAALEIRELYLSVHPENLPARSLYDTLGYMVTEIRSAYFGEGEDRLIMKKNLDTALSSSLSPCR, from the coding sequence ATGATGGCCGAAGAACGTGGTTTTTCCATCCGGCAGTATACTGACGATGACTTTGGCGCTGTCCGGACCCTCAACGGGGATGAGCAGCACGAATCTTATGAGGGAGCAGTCTTCGTCCGTCAGGCGGGGGTTCTGTACGGGGGAACATTTCTCTGTGCCGTCTGTGATGATGTGATCTGCGGATATGCCATCGGTGCGCCGGTAACCGGCGGGAACGTGGCATGGGTCATCCGCCTCGGGGTGTTGCCGTCCCATCGTGGCCGGGGAATTGGGCGTGCCCTGATGCAGGCCCTTGAAGAGCGTTTTGCGGCTCTGGAGATCCGGGAACTATATCTCTCAGTCCATCCCGAAAATCTCCCGGCACGCTCTTTATATGACACCCTCGGCTATATGGTCACAGAGATAAGATCTGCATATTTTGGAGAAGGGGAAGACCGGCTTATCATGAAAAAAAATCTTGATACTGCTCTATCCTCATCATTATCACCCTGCCGGTGA
- a CDS encoding chorismate synthase: MNTFGRYFRCTMFGESHGPALGVVVDGCPPEVPFGTEHLKPLMERRRPGKSPLSTPRDEADEVEILSGIFQGETTGMPVAMIVRNRDAQSSAYDTLRDTARPGHADLAYHQKYGYRDHRGGGRSSGRETVSRVMAGALAMQVLATRGITIDSRVCEVGGETDPDRFAEVILRAKGEHDSVGGILEVTATGCPPGLGAPAAGKLDAELGHAMFSIGAVKGVEIGSGFAAARMRGSEHNDPITSAGYVSNNAGGILGGISTGAPIVVRIAVKPTPSIAQPQQTVTMDLKDTMVTVEGRHDSCIVPRIGVVAESMLALVLTEALCEQTIVQGFRSRSG, translated from the coding sequence ATGAATACCTTTGGACGATATTTTCGTTGCACGATGTTTGGTGAGAGTCACGGGCCGGCACTGGGTGTGGTTGTTGACGGCTGCCCGCCGGAGGTGCCCTTTGGTACAGAACACCTGAAACCCCTGATGGAACGACGACGGCCCGGTAAGAGCCCGCTCTCCACACCACGTGATGAAGCGGATGAGGTGGAGATCCTCTCGGGTATCTTCCAGGGGGAGACAACCGGTATGCCTGTTGCGATGATCGTGCGCAATCGTGACGCGCAGAGCAGTGCATATGACACTCTTCGTGATACTGCCCGGCCGGGTCATGCCGACCTTGCCTATCACCAGAAGTATGGCTACCGGGACCACCGGGGTGGCGGCAGAAGTTCCGGTCGTGAGACGGTCTCACGGGTGATGGCCGGAGCTCTTGCAATGCAGGTGCTTGCCACCCGCGGGATCACCATTGATAGCAGAGTCTGTGAGGTTGGCGGGGAGACGGACCCGGACCGTTTTGCAGAGGTCATCCTTCGTGCGAAAGGGGAGCACGATTCGGTTGGCGGCATTCTGGAAGTGACTGCCACCGGTTGTCCTCCTGGGCTTGGGGCTCCTGCGGCCGGGAAACTGGATGCGGAGTTGGGTCATGCGATGTTCTCCATCGGTGCGGTGAAAGGTGTGGAGATTGGCTCCGGGTTTGCCGCAGCACGGATGCGGGGTTCTGAGCATAATGACCCTATCACCTCTGCCGGATATGTATCCAACAACGCCGGCGGCATTCTTGGCGGTATCTCGACCGGCGCTCCCATTGTTGTGAGGATCGCGGTGAAACCGACCCCGTCTATCGCGCAACCGCAGCAGACCGTCACGATGGATCTGAAAGATACGATGGTCACCGTTGAGGGTCGGCATGACTCCTGTATTGTGCCGCGGATAGGGGTAGTTGCAGAGAGTATGCTGGCTCTTGTTCTCACAGAGGCCCTCTGCGAACAGACAATTGTGCAGGGATTTCGCTCCCGGAGTGGATAA
- the aroE gene encoding shikimate dehydrogenase, producing MRIVLIGPRGSGKTTIGALLADRMGWRFLDTDGVVEETEGISIPDIFTQRGEPAFRDAETAAIRSLPPDGVVVATGGGAVLRSSNVQALRAGSLTVFLDADSSVLAARTAGGTRPPLTGLSHAEETATVRTVRLPLYRGAADLCFNTGNIPPEMVVRQITEFMEERQSPAFCREFVAFLEQTRMERREWRTVEERLCGTAGMPLHGLYAVIGNPCLHSRSPELFTALFAACGVDGVYTRIEWPVLDDIMTAVRSAGLKGLSVTIPFKSDVMQYCDEITADAHSIGAVNTVVRCGDRVVGANTDWVGIRQPLAGVMAGHAVVFGAGGAARAAVYALQDLGMDVTVLNRTPERAQRIANHFGCEYGTPDAYDPEETDVIVNATPVGMEGREGTVLEANALRAHQTVFDLVYTPPETELLRNARHAGCRCIRGTEMFVHQAQEQMRLFTGVAAEAALIREILE from the coding sequence ATGAGAATCGTTCTCATCGGTCCGCGTGGCAGCGGGAAGACAACCATTGGTGCTCTTCTTGCTGATAGGATGGGCTGGCGGTTTCTGGACACCGATGGTGTCGTGGAGGAGACAGAAGGCATCTCTATCCCTGACATCTTCACACAACGGGGCGAACCTGCATTTCGTGACGCCGAAACTGCTGCTATCCGGTCACTGCCGCCGGACGGTGTGGTGGTTGCAACGGGCGGGGGTGCTGTCCTCAGAAGCAGTAATGTGCAGGCACTCCGTGCAGGCAGTCTGACAGTGTTTCTCGATGCGGATTCGTCTGTCCTTGCGGCGCGAACAGCAGGGGGCACCCGCCCCCCGTTAACGGGGCTTTCCCATGCCGAGGAGACAGCTACAGTACGAACGGTTCGACTGCCCCTCTACCGGGGAGCAGCAGATCTCTGCTTTAATACCGGGAATATCCCGCCGGAGATGGTTGTTCGCCAGATTACGGAATTCATGGAGGAACGGCAGTCGCCTGCATTCTGCAGGGAGTTTGTTGCGTTTCTGGAGCAGACCCGGATGGAGAGACGTGAATGGCGGACCGTGGAGGAACGCCTCTGCGGTACAGCAGGCATGCCCCTCCATGGTCTCTATGCAGTCATCGGAAATCCCTGCCTGCACAGCAGGAGCCCGGAACTCTTTACCGCCCTCTTCGCCGCCTGCGGGGTGGACGGTGTCTATACCCGTATTGAATGGCCGGTGCTGGATGATATCATGACTGCGGTGCGGTCGGCGGGGCTGAAGGGCCTCTCTGTGACCATTCCGTTCAAGTCGGATGTGATGCAATACTGTGATGAGATCACCGCAGATGCTCATTCGATTGGTGCAGTGAACACGGTGGTCCGGTGCGGCGACCGGGTTGTCGGTGCAAATACCGACTGGGTGGGTATCCGGCAGCCGCTTGCAGGCGTTATGGCCGGTCATGCGGTGGTATTCGGGGCCGGCGGGGCGGCCCGTGCGGCAGTATATGCCCTGCAGGACCTCGGGATGGACGTCACGGTGCTGAACCGGACCCCGGAACGGGCCCAAAGGATTGCCAACCACTTTGGATGTGAATACGGGACCCCGGATGCATATGATCCGGAGGAAACAGATGTGATTGTGAACGCAACCCCGGTGGGGATGGAGGGACGTGAAGGGACGGTTCTTGAGGCTAATGCCCTCCGGGCGCACCAGACAGTCTTTGACCTGGTCTACACCCCGCCTGAGACAGAACTTCTCCGGAATGCACGGCACGCAGGCTGCCGGTGTATCCGGGGCACGGAAATGTTTGTGCACCAGGCGCAGGAACAGATGCGCCTTTTCACCGGCGTTGCTGCTGAAGCTGCATTAATACGGGAGATACTGGAATGA
- the aroA gene encoding 3-phosphoshikimate 1-carboxyvinyltransferase → MSLHLPAVSGIDGCIAAPPSKSFTHRALIAAACADGRSVISRPLHAEDAGVTVSALRQLGAEISLTDDGDYVVEGTGGAFHAPTGCTIDCHNSGTSMRLLLSLVLLADGPVCLTGSPRMQERPVAPLVDALNTVGGEVRYLKKAGYPPVCVDGVFRGGHLEIDASASSQFLSSALMAAPCGTEDTVITTPGEPASRTYLDITADVMAAFGVPVKRDGYRRFTVSPEGYSPADYTVEGDYSSASYFFAIAAVCTGTVEVTHLNPASCQGDRVFLRLLSEMGCRVTEGTNSVTVASDGDLKGIAVAMGDAPDVVLTLAAVAPFARGPTTITGVRNLKIKESNRLDAVVRIAALGGAETKLTDDTVTIIPGKLPGGGIIDPEDDHRTAMSAAVVALKRGDVGIMNPGCVHKSYPGFWDALREGGMI, encoded by the coding sequence ATGAGCCTGCACCTGCCTGCCGTTTCGGGGATTGATGGTTGTATTGCAGCACCGCCCTCGAAAAGTTTTACCCACCGCGCGCTCATTGCGGCCGCATGTGCAGACGGCAGGTCTGTCATCTCCCGTCCACTGCATGCAGAGGATGCCGGGGTGACAGTCTCCGCCCTCCGACAGCTTGGTGCGGAGATTTCTCTCACAGATGACGGTGACTATGTAGTGGAAGGCACCGGAGGGGCATTTCACGCACCGACGGGATGCACCATCGATTGCCACAATTCCGGGACATCCATGCGTTTACTCCTCTCCCTGGTGCTTCTTGCAGACGGGCCGGTATGCCTGACCGGAAGCCCGCGGATGCAGGAGCGGCCGGTTGCACCCCTGGTGGATGCACTGAACACTGTGGGAGGGGAGGTTAGGTATCTGAAGAAAGCCGGCTATCCCCCTGTCTGCGTGGACGGGGTATTCCGGGGAGGGCATCTGGAGATTGATGCCTCTGCAAGTAGCCAGTTTCTCTCGTCTGCGCTGATGGCAGCGCCCTGCGGTACAGAGGACACGGTGATTACCACCCCCGGCGAGCCGGCGTCACGCACGTATCTCGACATTACTGCTGATGTGATGGCCGCTTTTGGTGTCCCCGTGAAGAGGGACGGGTACCGGCGCTTTACTGTCTCTCCGGAAGGGTATTCACCGGCAGATTACACCGTGGAAGGAGACTACTCCTCTGCCTCATACTTCTTTGCCATTGCTGCGGTATGTACGGGAACCGTGGAGGTCACCCATCTGAACCCTGCGTCCTGTCAGGGAGACAGGGTCTTTCTCCGTCTGCTTTCAGAGATGGGCTGCCGGGTGACAGAAGGTACAAATTCTGTTACAGTTGCATCAGACGGCGACCTGAAAGGCATTGCCGTAGCTATGGGAGACGCACCGGATGTTGTTCTGACACTTGCCGCAGTCGCACCCTTTGCCCGTGGGCCGACCACGATCACGGGTGTACGGAACCTGAAAATAAAGGAGAGTAATCGTCTTGATGCGGTGGTCCGGATTGCAGCCCTTGGCGGGGCGGAGACGAAACTGACGGATGATACGGTTACGATTATCCCCGGAAAACTGCCGGGCGGCGGCATCATTGATCCGGAGGACGACCACCGGACGGCGATGAGCGCTGCCGTGGTTGCCCTGAAACGGGGCGATGTGGGCATTATGAATCCCGGATGCGTTCATAAATCGTATCCTGGTTTCTGGGATGCACTCCGCGAAGGAGGGATGATATGA
- a CDS encoding prephenate dehydratase encodes MSLCCLGPEGTFSHEMARLLSDEDSDDILLLPTVTDVFRAVTEGRCDGVVPVENSDAGAVGPVMDGLSRFTVVITGEAYLSIHHHFAATVPAAEITTLYAHPQAHDQCLKFIDRLGVAVIHTESNSASAAMAAAHPGSGAITTEAAARMAGLPLRERDVQNTGNNTTRFLRISTRRPQTRPETGKCSLIIDPATDRPGLLYELLGVFDRQGLNLTRIESRPSKRGMGNYIFFVDVEIAPGLTEALEAVGGIASVKDLGWYGRLGEGV; translated from the coding sequence ATGAGTCTCTGTTGTCTGGGGCCGGAAGGCACGTTCAGCCACGAGATGGCCCGCCTTCTTAGCGATGAGGACAGTGATGACATTCTCCTCTTACCTACAGTGACGGATGTCTTCCGGGCGGTAACAGAAGGCCGATGTGACGGTGTTGTGCCGGTGGAGAACAGTGACGCCGGTGCAGTCGGGCCGGTGATGGACGGACTCTCCCGATTCACGGTTGTGATCACTGGTGAGGCATATCTCTCAATACATCACCATTTTGCCGCAACCGTGCCCGCAGCGGAGATCACCACCCTCTATGCTCATCCGCAGGCGCATGACCAGTGTCTGAAATTCATTGACCGGCTGGGGGTGGCGGTCATCCATACGGAGAGCAACAGCGCGAGCGCCGCAATGGCCGCCGCCCATCCCGGTAGCGGTGCTATTACGACCGAGGCCGCCGCCCGTATGGCTGGGTTGCCCCTGCGAGAGCGCGATGTGCAGAACACAGGGAACAATACCACGCGGTTTCTGCGCATATCCACGCGGCGCCCGCAAACCCGGCCGGAGACGGGCAAATGTTCGCTGATCATTGATCCAGCCACTGACCGTCCGGGCCTCCTGTATGAGCTGCTGGGCGTGTTTGACAGGCAGGGTCTCAACCTGACCCGTATTGAGTCCCGTCCGTCCAAACGGGGCATGGGGAACTACATCTTCTTTGTCGATGTGGAGATCGCCCCCGGACTTACGGAAGCGCTGGAGGCAGTCGGAGGGATTGCATCCGTCAAAGACCTTGGCTGGTACGGCAGACTGGGGGAAGGCGTATGA
- a CDS encoding prephenate dehydrogenase/arogenate dehydrogenase family protein: MKPDDNTVGIIGGRGAMGQFFRDIFEKEGYRVIVSGRTTPLSARDCAQQARIVVVSVPIRDTVAVINDIAPFLSGGQILCDLTSIKQGAMEAMLATPAQVLGLHPMFGPGVSSLEGQTVIAVPARCMPAAGDEIMGLLSRQGARVTVATAAEHDRMMAVIQGLMHFSTLVVAETMRNVGAAPAELLRYQSPIYQIETAIIGRILGQDADLYGPILQDNPEVREVVTAFSSAAARLQEIVYTRDQNGFAAFFQENSAFFAPVIPESMETTNRLIQGLVEK; the protein is encoded by the coding sequence GTGAAACCTGACGACAATACCGTGGGCATCATCGGTGGCAGAGGTGCTATGGGGCAGTTCTTCCGTGATATCTTCGAAAAAGAAGGCTACCGGGTCATTGTTTCCGGGCGCACCACGCCGCTTTCTGCACGTGACTGTGCACAGCAGGCACGCATTGTTGTGGTCTCTGTCCCTATCCGTGATACGGTGGCAGTCATCAATGATATTGCCCCGTTTCTCTCCGGAGGCCAGATTCTCTGTGACCTCACCTCAATAAAGCAGGGGGCGATGGAGGCCATGCTTGCGACACCCGCACAGGTATTGGGTCTGCACCCGATGTTTGGGCCGGGTGTTTCGTCACTGGAGGGCCAGACGGTGATCGCAGTGCCCGCCCGGTGTATGCCCGCCGCAGGTGATGAGATCATGGGGCTTCTCTCCCGGCAGGGAGCCCGGGTAACGGTTGCAACCGCAGCAGAGCATGACCGGATGATGGCGGTCATCCAGGGTCTGATGCACTTCTCCACGCTTGTTGTCGCGGAGACGATGCGAAATGTCGGTGCCGCACCGGCGGAACTCCTCCGGTACCAGAGTCCCATATACCAGATCGAGACCGCAATTATCGGGAGAATTCTGGGACAGGACGCAGATCTCTACGGCCCTATCCTCCAGGACAATCCTGAGGTGCGGGAGGTGGTGACGGCGTTTTCCAGTGCCGCAGCACGTCTGCAGGAGATTGTCTACACCCGCGATCAGAACGGGTTTGCCGCATTCTTCCAGGAAAATTCTGCATTTTTTGCACCAGTCATCCCGGAGTCCATGGAGACAACAAACCGGCTGATACAGGGGCTGGTTGAGAAATGA